A stretch of Stigmatopora argus isolate UIUO_Sarg chromosome 22, RoL_Sarg_1.0, whole genome shotgun sequence DNA encodes these proteins:
- the fgfr4 gene encoding fibroblast growth factor receptor 4, with the protein MARVYALCLVLICCLDRIPARTHKGAGRLKDRRLSRPLIVPGYPENITASVSAQAKLMCKVHRPASTKVQWLKVGLGEPGQGGPPRLRPLTPLQSNMSKVNVLHLYNISLEDAGEYVCMAESKHRGKTVQAMQSAWLKVLPGAIISKTMDSAKAAIPQENLLLEPGNVLKLRCEMTTRPGMAVNWYKTGTRLVPTPRIQIRGAVLMVTDITYEDSGVYVCVLRGTRGPVRNFTVTVTDSLGSGDDDEDNGLDDPSEIENDQVYVSRGPYWTHTQRMEKKLYAVPAGNTVKFRCPAMGSPMPGIRWLKNGREFRSEHRIGGIKLRHQHWSLVMESVVPSDRGNYTCVVENKYGSISHSYVLDVLERSPHRPILQAGLPANTTAVVGSDVQFQCKVYSDAQPHIQWLKHIERNGSRYGPDGTPYVQVLKTGSLNTSEVEVLYLSKITMDDAGEYTCLAGNSIGYTYQSAWLAVLSEEEAVDAADAIETKYTDIIIYACGFLALAMAIVIVVLCRMQVQPRREPFDVLPVQKLSKFPLRRQYSVDSNSSGKSSASLMRVARLSSSCSPMLAGVMEFELPYDPDWEFPRDNLTLGKPLGEGCFGQVVRAEAYGINKDAPNQATTVAVKMLKDDATDKDLADLISEMELMKVMDKHKNIINLLGVCTQDGPLYVLVEYASKGSLREYLRARRPPGMDYTFDVTKVPEEQLTFKDLLSCAYQVARGMEYLASKRCIHRDLAARNVLVTEDNVMKIADFGLARGVHQIDYYKKTTNGRLPVKWMAPEALFDRVYTHQSDVWSFGVLMWEIFTLGGSPYPGIPVEELFKLLKEGHRMDKPSNCTHELYMMMRECWHAVPTQRPTFKQLVEQLDKVLLSISDEYLDLSTPFEQYSPSCEDTSSSCSSDDDSVFAHDAVSNEPRLLGYRDAPSCGDAKTALR; encoded by the exons ATGGCGAGGGTTTACGCACTGTGCCTGGTCCTGATCTGCTGCTTGGACAGAATCCCGGCCAGAACCCACAAGGGGGCAGGAAGACTGAAAG ATCGTCGGCTGTCGAGGCCCCTAATTGtgccggggtacccggagaacatCACGGCGTCAGTGAGCGCTCAGGCCAAGCTGATGTGTAAAGTCCATCGCCCTGCATCCACCAAGGTGCAGTGGTTGAAAGTGGGGCTTGGTGAGCCAGGCCAGGGCGGACCACCGCGTCTCAGACCACTCACG CCCCTGCAAAGCAATATGTCCAAGGTGAACGTTCTGCATCTGTACAACATCAGCCTGGAGGACGCCGGCGAGTACGTCTGCATGGCTGAGAGCAAACACAGAGGCAAAACCGTGCAAGCTATGCAGTCAGCGTGGCTGAAAGTTCTACCAG GGGCCATCATTTCCAAAACAATGGATTCAGCCAAAGCAGCAATTCCACAAG AGAACCTCCTATTAGAGCCAGGAAATGTCCTGAAACTGCGCTGCGAAATGACTACTCGGCCAGGCATGGCAGTGAACTGGTACAAAACGGGAACCCGGCTAGTGCCCACGCCAAGAATCCAGATCCGAGGCGCTGTCCTGATGGTCACCGACATTACTTATGAGGATTCTGGAGTTTATGTATGCGTTCTCCGTGGAACCAGAGGACCCGTGAGGAACTTCACAGTCACTGTCACAG ATTCACTGGGCTCGGGGGATGATGACGAAGACAACGGCTTGGATGACCCATCAGAGATTGAAAATGATCAAGTTTACGTTTCGAGAG GTCCTTACTGGACCCACACCCAACGTATGGAGAAAAAGTTGTACGCCGTACCGGCGGGCAACACGGTGAAGTTCCGTTGTCCGGCCATGGGCAGTCCAATGCCCGGTATTCGTTGGCTGAAAAATGGAAGGGAGTTTAGAAGCGAACACCGTATCGGGGGCATTAAG ctGAGGCATCAACACTGGAGCCTGGTGATGGAGAGCGTCGTGCCGTCAGACAGAGGAAATTACACCTGCGTAGTTGAGAATAAATACGGCTCCATTTCTCACAGCTACGTCCTTGATGTCTTGG AGCGCTCCCCCCATAGACCCATCCTCCAGGCAGGTCTACCggccaacaccacggcagtcgTGGGCAGCGACGTCCAATTCCAATGTAAAGTCTACAGCGACGCACAGCCACACATTCAGTGGCTCAAACACATCGAGAGGAACGGCAGTCGATACGGTCCTGATGGGACACCCTACGTCCAGGTCCTCAAG ACTGGCAGTCTGAACACGTCCGAGGTGGAGGTCCTCTATCTGTCTAAAATCACGATGGATGATGCAGGAGAGTACACATGTTTGGCTGGAAATTCAATCGGTTATACCTACCAGTCGGCCTGGCTCGCCGTCCTGTCAG AGGAAGAAGCCGTAGACGCCGCGGACGCCATCGAGACAAAGTACACCGACATCATCATCTACGCCTGCGGCTTCCTGGCTCTGGCCATGGCCATCGTCATTGTGGTCTTGTGTCGGATGCAAGTCCAGCCAAGACGTGAGCCGTTCGACGTCCTTCCGGTGCAGAAGCTTTCAAAGTTCCCGCTGCGCAGACAG TACTCGGTGGACTCGAATTCATCGGGGAAGTCCAGCGCGTCTCTAATGAGGGTGGCTCGCTTGTCATCCAGCTGCTCTCCCATGCTGGCCGGAGTGATGGAATTTGAATTACCCTACGACCCCGATTGGGAGTTCCCAAGAGACAA CTTGACACTTGGGAAACCTCTGGGCGAAGGCTGCTTCGGCCAAGTGGTTAGAGCCGAGGCCTACGGCATTAACAAGGATGCTCCCAACCAGGCAACTACCGTGGCTGTTAAAATGCTCAAAG ATGATGCCACGGATAAAGATCTGGCAGACCTCATCTCAGAGATGGAGCTGATGAAGGTTATGGACAAACACAAGAACATCATCAACTTGCTTGGAGTCTGCACACAGGACG GACCTCTGTATGTCCTGGTGGAGTACGCCTCTAAAGGCAGTCTGCGAGAGTACCTGCGAGCGCGTCGGCCACCGGGCATGGACTACACTTTCGACGTTACCAAGGTGCCTGAGGAGCAGCTCACCTTCAAGGACTTGCTGTCTTGTGCCTACCAGGTGGCCCGAGGGATGGAGTATCTGGCCTCCAAAAGG tGCATTCATCGAGATTTGGCAGCCAGGAACGTTCTAGTGACAGAGGACAACGTGATGAAGATCGCCGACTTCGGACTGGCGAGGGGCGTCCACCAGATCGACTACTACAAGAAGACCACCAAC GGACGCCTGCCAGTGAAGTGGATGGCACCGGAGGCCTTGTTTGACCGGGTCTACACCCACCAGAGTGACGT GTGGTCCTTCGGCGTGCTCATGTGGGAGATCTTCACCTTGGGGGGTTCGCCGTACCCCGGTATTCCCGTGGAGGAGCTTTTCAAATTGCTGAAGGAAGGACATCGCATGGACAAGCCGTCCAACTGCACCCACGAACT CTATATGATGATGCGTGAGTGCTGGCATGCGGTTCCCACCCAGAGGCCCACCTTCAAGCAGCTGGTGGAGCAACTGGACAAGGTGCTGCTGTCCATCTCTGATGAG TATTTGGACCTGTCGACGCCTTTCGAGCAGTACTCGCCGTCATGCGAGGACACGTCCAGCTCGTGCTCCTCGGACGACGACTCGGTTTTCGCTCACGACGCCGTTTCTAACGAGCCTCGCCTGCTCGGCTACCGGGACGCGCCGTCATGCGGGGACGCCAAGACGGCGCTCCGATAG